From Drosophila suzukii chromosome 2R, CBGP_Dsuzu_IsoJpt1.0, whole genome shotgun sequence, a single genomic window includes:
- the LOC118876968 gene encoding uncharacterized protein, with the protein MCSKFVIAFGLLALAATAYAQGTAPATPPATPPASPTTPPASPTTPPASPATPPASPATPPATPPASPSTPSSPASPTSPTTPSTSPASPSSPSTPPSSPSNSTTPSVSPAASDTSDTTAQDLVRAQRQVRQLRNRVRQARRQERRSRQQIQRLRGRRQSGRRQRRPNRRGNRQRRG; encoded by the coding sequence ATGTGCTCCAAATTCGTCATCGCCTTTGGTCTCTTGGCCCTTGCTGCGACTGCCTACGCCCAAGGAACCGCTCCAGCCACACCCCCAGCCACACCCCCAGCCTCGCCCACCACGCCGCCCGCCTCGCCCACCACACCCCCAGCCTCGCCCGCCACGCCGCCCGCCTCGCCAGCCACTCCGCCCGCCACGCCGCCCGCCTCACCCTCCACGCCGTCCTCGCCCGCTTCTCCGACTTCGCCCACCACTCCAAGCACCTCGCCGGCCTCGCCAAGTAGTCCTTCCACGCCTCCCTCTTCGCCCAGTAATTCCACCACTCCCAGTGTTTCCCCTGCTGCCAGTGACACTAGCGACACCACCGCCCAGGACCTGGTCAGGGCGCAGCGCCAGGTTCGCCAGCTCCGGAATCGGGTCAGGCAGGCCAGACGTCAGGAGCGCAGGAGTCGCCAGCAGATTCAACGGCTTAGGGGACGTCGCCAATCGGGACGTCGTCAACGGCGGCCAAACCGGCGCGGAAACCGTCAGCGCCGGGGTTGA